One Methanobrevibacter millerae genomic region harbors:
- a CDS encoding orotate phosphoribosyltransferase-like protein has translation MKSKLIQKAQELRQHGFTTGEIADELNVSMDTVRWLTLQKAEEEKPDAPVDFAINWNSIGGNSTRLSYVSGALSDMALSHGEADVVLGIAVSGVPFATVMADFLEDMSGVDTSLAIFHPHKHRKDQDTDDEGTISTNFGNVKGKKVIIVDDVITSGKTVREVIHTVKDQGGEPTCVTVLIDKAGLSEIEDVPIESLIKVSRL, from the coding sequence ATGAAAAGTAAATTAATTCAAAAAGCTCAAGAGCTTAGGCAACACGGATTCACAACCGGAGAAATAGCTGATGAACTTAATGTCAGTATGGACACCGTAAGATGGCTGACCCTTCAGAAAGCAGAAGAAGAAAAGCCTGATGCACCGGTGGACTTTGCAATCAACTGGAACAGCATAGGAGGAAATTCAACCCGTTTAAGCTACGTTTCAGGAGCATTAAGTGACATGGCTCTTTCACATGGCGAAGCTGATGTTGTTTTAGGCATTGCTGTAAGTGGAGTACCATTTGCAACCGTAATGGCTGACTTTTTAGAGGACATGAGTGGAGTGGACACTTCCTTAGCAATTTTCCACCCTCACAAGCACAGAAAGGATCAGGATACTGATGACGAAGGTACAATAAGTACTAATTTCGGAAACGTTAAAGGCAAAAAGGTCATTATTGTTGATGACGTCATTACAAGTGGAAAAACCGTTCGTGAAGTCATTCACACAGTTAAAGACCAGGGTGGAGAACCTACATGCGTTACCGTTCTAATCGACAAGGCAGGCCTTTCAGAAATTGAAGACGTACCTATCGAATCTTTAATCAAAGTAAGTAGATTATAA
- a CDS encoding DUF2142 domain-containing protein: protein MLGTKNYQYRGFEEISIPILIIIGIICIIYSFYREMNPEKVALILILVFGLMMVFLAPPMTHPDEVNHYTRAEALSEGEFFPQSDQGFYENDYFLRLNEAKRGLTIFDNHHVTDPITSHKSYINANTSPFYSYIASALGILLAKCLNLTSVFAMFFARLANLLVFAGGAYWAIKKSPAFKIGLTVLATMPLTISQASSVSYDAFILTLTMIILCCFIKMYKDNVENKYLAIFFISILLISLIKPPYVLFALLMLVIPKENYSKNRKYSIIGIVLVFIATLFSFGDFITPLLGSNVQTAVETSNVSSSGQISYLINNPMVIIHVIKESIALSPSIFIFDLNIFHYADFKGLKFFNICYFIFFLAYSIFYRFDINFSKINRAILSAIFILIFFGIYFILYIIWTPIGSYTILGVQARYFIPITALLPMIINYSKKSMAEYKYLITFVILFLSGLILLTITHYY from the coding sequence ATGTTAGGAACCAAAAATTACCAGTACCGAGGATTTGAAGAGATATCCATACCTATATTAATCATTATCGGAATTATTTGTATAATATATTCATTTTATCGTGAAATGAATCCTGAAAAGGTAGCATTAATACTCATACTTGTTTTCGGGTTGATGATGGTGTTTTTGGCTCCGCCAATGACTCATCCGGATGAAGTGAATCACTATACAAGAGCCGAAGCGCTCTCGGAAGGTGAATTCTTTCCCCAAAGCGATCAGGGCTTTTATGAAAACGATTATTTTTTAAGGCTGAATGAAGCCAAAAGGGGACTGACAATCTTTGACAATCACCACGTTACCGATCCCATCACTAGTCACAAAAGCTACATTAATGCGAATACAAGCCCATTTTATTCATATATCGCATCAGCGCTCGGAATACTTCTTGCAAAATGCCTGAATTTAACGAGTGTTTTCGCTATGTTTTTTGCAAGGCTTGCCAATTTGCTGGTTTTTGCGGGAGGCGCCTACTGGGCAATCAAAAAATCGCCTGCGTTTAAAATAGGGCTGACGGTTCTTGCAACGATGCCATTAACGATATCCCAGGCCTCTTCGGTAAGCTATGATGCATTCATATTAACGCTTACGATGATTATCCTATGCTGTTTCATTAAAATGTATAAGGATAACGTTGAAAACAAGTATCTGGCAATATTTTTCATTTCAATCCTATTGATAAGCCTTATCAAGCCACCATACGTGCTTTTTGCGTTATTAATGCTGGTGATACCAAAAGAGAATTACTCAAAAAACAGGAAATATTCCATAATCGGCATTGTCCTGGTCTTTATTGCCACATTATTTTCCTTCGGCGACTTTATAACTCCACTGCTGGGCTCAAATGTCCAAACAGCAGTTGAGACAAGCAACGTTTCATCTTCAGGCCAGATTTCCTACCTGATTAACAACCCTATGGTCATAATCCATGTAATCAAGGAGTCAATTGCCCTTTCGCCGAGCATTTTCATATTCGACCTGAACATTTTCCATTATGCGGATTTCAAGGGTCTGAAATTCTTTAACATATGCTATTTCATATTCTTTTTAGCCTATTCCATTTTCTACAGGTTCGACATTAATTTCTCTAAAATCAATCGTGCGATACTTTCGGCGATATTTATACTGATTTTCTTTGGAATTTACTTCATTTTATACATCATATGGACTCCAATCGGTTCATATACAATATTGGGAGTTCAGGCAAGATATTTCATTCCGATAACAGCTTTATTACCAATGATAATCAATTATAGTAAAAAATCAATGGCTGAGTACAAATACCTGATAACCTTTGTAATTCTCTTTTTAAGCGGTTTGATTCTCTTGACAATAACCCATTACTATTAA
- a CDS encoding ARPP-1 family domain-containing protein translates to MAKAKKNEGDCEYKTQFTVEKKNIEMELLEPQIHENIAVIPIKTKASKLDILTVKKGFELGLISIDECEKSTVGQIVVTNNSISPLILVDGDEIIGAKQNRIVNNTTLVGPKSSINLSVSCVEQGRWAYTDSFKVSANIATSKTRSVKAKALYSNMNAQSEVWDSISSLEERNSFHSSTQAMSESYDRLKAKHDKYVKKFERIKGQSGAMVFVNGEFEGMDVFINPQIYGEYHEKILKSYIIDKDDSNQETVNKYDLSIKALEILEAIETSEIKENKTQGIGRSISFSNEIGTGSALIYKDKVLHIPFLKHPEIMEKN, encoded by the coding sequence ATGGCAAAGGCAAAGAAAAATGAAGGGGATTGCGAATACAAAACGCAGTTCACGGTTGAAAAGAAGAATATTGAAATGGAACTTTTGGAGCCCCAAATCCATGAAAACATTGCAGTCATTCCAATTAAGACAAAGGCATCCAAACTGGATATCCTCACCGTCAAAAAGGGATTTGAGCTTGGACTCATAAGCATTGATGAATGCGAAAAGAGTACCGTCGGCCAGATTGTCGTAACGAACAATTCCATCAGTCCCCTGATACTTGTTGACGGCGATGAGATTATAGGAGCCAAGCAGAACAGGATTGTAAACAATACCACATTGGTTGGTCCTAAATCAAGCATCAACCTGTCCGTAAGCTGCGTTGAGCAGGGAAGATGGGCATACACGGACAGCTTCAAGGTATCCGCAAATATCGCAACTTCAAAAACAAGAAGCGTCAAGGCAAAAGCCCTTTACAGCAATATGAACGCCCAAAGCGAAGTGTGGGACTCAATAAGTAGTCTGGAAGAGAGAAACTCATTTCACTCAAGCACCCAAGCAATGAGCGAAAGCTACGACAGGCTTAAGGCAAAGCATGATAAGTACGTCAAAAAATTCGAAAGAATAAAGGGGCAAAGCGGAGCAATGGTTTTTGTAAACGGTGAGTTTGAAGGCATGGACGTTTTCATTAACCCACAAATTTATGGAGAATACCATGAAAAGATTCTGAAAAGTTACATTATCGACAAGGACGACTCCAATCAGGAAACTGTTAATAAATATGACCTTTCAATCAAAGCCCTTGAAATACTGGAAGCTATTGAAACGTCCGAAATCAAGGAAAACAAAACTCAAGGAATAGGAAGAAGCATCAGCTTTTCAAATGAAATAGGTACTGGTTCCGCATTAATTTATAAAGACAAAGTACTGCATATTCCATTCCTAAAACATCCGGAAATAATGGAAAAGAATTGA
- a CDS encoding cation:proton antiporter yields MDIYLLQYASAILITAVIVLLIFNKLKLPTMIGLFITGIVIGHAINDTSIISTLSELGVVFLLFIIGLEFSIEKFSAIKRYALIGGALQVFLTTIAITLLGLFLGLNLRSAIFFGFLVAFSSTAIVMKIMQQKHMTHSIQGRVTLGILIFQDIAVIGVILLTPILGGETIELHLIPTVILKFVGLGILILIGAKWFIPLALRDAAKTKNRDLFMLLTLFICMGTTFATSLIGIGPELGAFIAGLLISNTEYSHQTLGYIQPFQDVFMSLFFISIGLMVNLHLFLYNITSILILTALILLINFAVTFFVGMILKLPTKVSVTIAILLSQIGEFSFVLASEGMKFGLMTKQFFSIFLGVSILTMSLTPFLQKLTPKIIKQFGKISYFQVDEELKSIPEELEEARPIEDHVILVGMGRIGKQMTRACRQFNVPILAVDQNPVVVEQQQALGVPIIYGNASNESVLKELRITSAQCIVISASTYEGTLKTIDTARRLNPDIHIIVRTKYLKNIEEVIEAGADEVIPKEFETSILMFTRIMDYYNKDMDEIAEAVNDLRSDNYNAFRSVSSEDVSAYLSNSFTDIELDSLRVYNDAHISDFPFEKYELTITSVIRENNTITNISDNFQFLEDDIILFTGQRDDINKFFEAI; encoded by the coding sequence ATGGATATCTATTTACTGCAATACGCATCGGCAATACTAATAACGGCCGTAATTGTTTTACTGATTTTCAACAAGCTGAAATTGCCTACGATGATAGGCCTGTTCATCACGGGAATCGTTATAGGTCATGCAATCAATGACACCAGCATCATTTCAACACTTTCAGAGCTTGGAGTAGTCTTTTTGCTTTTTATCATAGGGCTTGAGTTTTCAATAGAGAAATTCTCGGCAATCAAGCGATATGCCCTTATAGGTGGTGCACTTCAGGTATTTCTGACGACGATTGCCATTACTCTTTTAGGTCTCTTTTTGGGCCTTAATTTAAGAAGCGCAATATTTTTCGGATTTCTGGTGGCATTTTCAAGTACAGCTATAGTAATGAAGATAATGCAGCAGAAGCACATGACCCACTCAATTCAGGGAAGGGTTACATTGGGTATTCTGATATTCCAGGATATCGCAGTAATCGGCGTTATTCTCCTGACTCCCATACTTGGAGGGGAAACGATTGAACTACACCTGATTCCGACGGTAATCCTTAAGTTCGTAGGGCTTGGAATACTGATTTTAATCGGAGCCAAATGGTTCATACCTCTGGCGTTAAGGGATGCCGCTAAAACCAAAAACAGGGATCTGTTCATGCTTTTGACCCTGTTCATCTGTATGGGAACCACCTTTGCAACGAGCCTTATCGGAATCGGACCTGAACTCGGAGCGTTCATTGCGGGACTTTTAATTTCAAATACCGAGTATTCACACCAGACCTTAGGTTATATCCAGCCGTTTCAGGACGTATTTATGAGCCTCTTTTTCATAAGTATCGGGCTTATGGTAAACCTGCATCTCTTCTTATACAACATCACAAGCATCCTGATACTGACCGCTTTAATACTTCTGATTAACTTTGCAGTTACATTTTTCGTAGGAATGATTTTAAAGCTGCCGACAAAGGTATCCGTAACGATAGCAATTCTTTTAAGCCAGATTGGGGAATTTTCATTCGTCCTTGCAAGCGAAGGGATGAAATTCGGTTTGATGACAAAGCAGTTCTTTTCAATATTTCTGGGCGTGAGCATCCTTACGATGTCACTGACGCCGTTCCTGCAGAAGCTGACTCCAAAAATCATCAAGCAGTTCGGAAAAATCAGCTATTTCCAGGTTGACGAGGAGCTTAAAAGCATTCCAGAAGAGCTTGAAGAGGCTCGTCCCATCGAAGATCACGTTATCCTGGTCGGTATGGGAAGAATCGGAAAGCAGATGACAAGAGCGTGCAGGCAGTTCAATGTCCCGATACTTGCCGTTGACCAGAATCCTGTTGTTGTCGAGCAGCAGCAGGCCCTGGGCGTTCCAATCATTTATGGAAATGCGTCAAACGAAAGCGTTTTAAAGGAGCTTCGAATTACAAGCGCCCAGTGCATAGTTATTTCAGCTTCAACCTACGAGGGCACCCTAAAGACCATAGATACCGCAAGAAGGCTCAATCCCGACATCCACATCATAGTGAGAACCAAATACCTTAAAAACATCGAGGAAGTAATTGAAGCCGGAGCCGACGAGGTCATTCCCAAAGAGTTTGAAACAAGTATTTTAATGTTTACTAGGATTATGGACTACTACAACAAGGACATGGATGAAATAGCCGAGGCAGTTAATGACCTGAGATCAGACAACTATAACGCTTTTCGTAGCGTTTCATCCGAGGACGTTTCAGCCTATTTAAGCAATTCATTTACAGACATCGAACTGGACTCCCTCAGGGTTTACAATGATGCCCACATCAGCGATTTTCCATTTGAAAAATACGAATTGACCATTACAAGCGTTATCCGCGAGAACAACACCATTACAAATATCAGTGACAATTTTCAGTTCCTGGAAGACGACATCATTCTCTTTACTGGACAAAGAGACGATATCAACAAGTTCTTTGAAGCCATCTGA